A single region of the Lycium barbarum isolate Lr01 chromosome 2, ASM1917538v2, whole genome shotgun sequence genome encodes:
- the LOC132629252 gene encoding CO(2)-response secreted protease-like: MGFSEPSIRSGIWPESESFNDKGIGPIPSRWKGTCTRGYDFNSSSCNRRLIGARFNDDPGEFKTPVTGTPRDHDRHGTHVAATAAGSPVGGASYYGLAEGTTKGGSPGSRIAVDRIRRFEV, translated from the exons ATGGGATTTTCTGAACCATCAATACGATCTG GAATATGGCCGGAATCAGAAAGTTTTAATGACAAGGGAATCGGTCCAATCCCATCGCGATGGAAAGGAACTTGCACCCGAGGTTATGATTTCAATTCTTCCAGCTGCAACAG GAGACTGATCGGGGCAAGGTTTAATGACGATCCTGGCGAATTTAAAACGCCTGTTACGGGGACACCTAGGGACCACGACAGGCATGGTACTCATGTTGCAGCCACAGCAGCGGGGAGTCCAGTGGGAGGTGCATCCTATTACGGGTTAGCAGAAGGAACAACCAAGGGTGGGTCTCCAGGGTCCAGGATTGCAGTAGACCGTATACGtaggtttgaagtttga